A stretch of Microbulbifer bruguierae DNA encodes these proteins:
- a CDS encoding cytochrome c maturation protein CcmE, translating to MHPARKQRLILVILLVALSSAAVGFVAYAMRSNMDYFYAPSAFAAGEVPFEKRIRAGGCVVPGSVVRDGSSLDVRFTLTDGAAELEVVFDKILPDLFAEGEAAVITGKLKQDGYVRADQVLAKHDESYTPPEVADTMHNKANCKGGPKI from the coding sequence CCCGCAAACAACGCCTGATACTGGTCATTCTGCTGGTGGCGCTTTCCAGCGCCGCCGTGGGATTTGTCGCCTACGCGATGCGCTCGAATATGGACTATTTTTACGCCCCCAGCGCGTTCGCGGCGGGTGAGGTTCCGTTTGAAAAACGTATTCGTGCCGGTGGTTGCGTGGTCCCGGGCAGTGTTGTGCGGGATGGCAGCTCGCTGGATGTGCGCTTTACCCTGACCGATGGTGCGGCAGAGCTGGAGGTGGTGTTCGACAAGATATTGCCGGATCTGTTTGCGGAAGGCGAGGCGGCAGTCATTACCGGGAAGCTTAAGCAGGATGGCTATGTGCGCGCTGACCAGGTCCTGGCCAAGCACGACGAGTCCTACACGCCGCCGGAAGTGGCGGATACCATGCACAACAAGGCGAACTGTAAAGGAGGTCCGAAGATATGA